The following coding sequences lie in one Arachis hypogaea cultivar Tifrunner chromosome 9, arahy.Tifrunner.gnm2.J5K5, whole genome shotgun sequence genomic window:
- the LOC112710733 gene encoding dolichol-phosphate mannosyltransferase subunit 1 isoform X2: MSGSTLVSLFTSSSSILIIVVDDGSPDGTQDTVIQLQKVYGEDRILLRPRPKKLGLGTAYIHGMKHASGNFVVIMDADLSHHPKYLPKFISKQMETRADIVTGTRYVKGGGVHGWNLMRKLTSRGANVLAQTFLWPGVSDLTGSFRLYRKSVLEDIISCCVSKGYVFQMEMIVRASRKGYHIEEVPITFVDRVFGSSKLGGSEIVEYLKGLAYLLVTT; this comes from the exons ATGAGCGGCTCAACATTGGTCTCATTGTTTACCTCATCTTCAAGCATCTTAA TTATCGTTGTGGATGATGGGAGTCCGGATGGTACCCAGGATACGGTAATACAACTGCAGAAAGTTTATGGAGAAGATCGGATT CTGCTAAGACCGAGACCTAAGAAGCTGGGTTTAG GAACTGCTTATATTCATGGCATGAAGCATGCATCTGGAAATTTTGTTGTCATCATGGATGCTGATCTGTCACACCAT CCAAAATATTTGCCAAAATTCATTAG CAAGCAAATGGAAACTAGAGCAGATATAGTTACTGGTACTCGTTATGTTAAAGGTGGTGGTGTGCACGGATGGAATCTTATGCGCAAACTAACAAGCAGGGGAGCAAATGTTCTTGCTCAAACATTTTTATGGCCTGGTGTCTCAGATTTGACAGGATCATTTAG ACTTTATAGGAAGTCTGTGCTTGAAGACATCATTAGTTGCTGCGTTAGTAAGGGATATGTCTTTCAAATGGAGATGATAGTCAGAGCATCCAGAAAAGGATATCATATTGAAGAG GTTCCAATCACATTTGTTGATAGAGTATTTGGCAGTTCAAAACTTGGTGGATCCGAGATTGTTGAATACCTGAAAGGCCTAGCATATCTTTTGGTGACaacataa
- the LOC112710733 gene encoding dolichol-phosphate mannosyltransferase subunit 1 isoform X1: MDAQNKNQANKYSIIVPTYNERLNIGLIVYLIFKHLKDVDFEVIVVDDGSPDGTQDTVIQLQKVYGEDRILLRPRPKKLGLGTAYIHGMKHASGNFVVIMDADLSHHPKYLPKFISKQMETRADIVTGTRYVKGGGVHGWNLMRKLTSRGANVLAQTFLWPGVSDLTGSFRLYRKSVLEDIISCCVSKGYVFQMEMIVRASRKGYHIEEVPITFVDRVFGSSKLGGSEIVEYLKGLAYLLVTT; the protein is encoded by the exons ATGGATGCACAGAATAAGAATCAAGCAAACAAGTACAGTATAATTGTTCCTACATATAATGAGCGGCTCAACATTGGTCTCATTGTTTACCTCATCTTCAAGCATCTTAA GGATGTTGATTTTGAAGTTATCGTTGTGGATGATGGGAGTCCGGATGGTACCCAGGATACGGTAATACAACTGCAGAAAGTTTATGGAGAAGATCGGATT CTGCTAAGACCGAGACCTAAGAAGCTGGGTTTAG GAACTGCTTATATTCATGGCATGAAGCATGCATCTGGAAATTTTGTTGTCATCATGGATGCTGATCTGTCACACCAT CCAAAATATTTGCCAAAATTCATTAG CAAGCAAATGGAAACTAGAGCAGATATAGTTACTGGTACTCGTTATGTTAAAGGTGGTGGTGTGCACGGATGGAATCTTATGCGCAAACTAACAAGCAGGGGAGCAAATGTTCTTGCTCAAACATTTTTATGGCCTGGTGTCTCAGATTTGACAGGATCATTTAG ACTTTATAGGAAGTCTGTGCTTGAAGACATCATTAGTTGCTGCGTTAGTAAGGGATATGTCTTTCAAATGGAGATGATAGTCAGAGCATCCAGAAAAGGATATCATATTGAAGAG GTTCCAATCACATTTGTTGATAGAGTATTTGGCAGTTCAAAACTTGGTGGATCCGAGATTGTTGAATACCTGAAAGGCCTAGCATATCTTTTGGTGACaacataa